One Alosa alosa isolate M-15738 ecotype Scorff River chromosome 22, AALO_Geno_1.1, whole genome shotgun sequence DNA segment encodes these proteins:
- the zdhhc4 gene encoding palmitoyltransferase ZDHHC4: MDFLTLFAVYVVVVVTCIVLVCKYAGQEQTTLGRQYGSLTNAVSPYVPLWLKRLCSRAVHRLFHERNNLFIYMHLLLEGAVYTEYSYEVFGYCKEMDTTLTNLCVPYVLLVLHLILFYLCCSRDPGTVTKAKHATQVKVYPYDGELFYPGETCPTCNLVKPARSKHCRVCNRCVQRFDHHCVWVNNCIGAQNTRYFLLYMLSVCVMAGDIAILTVDLLLNVVFRTGLMHAHYVDAQGQQQPTGIVFIVQHLFLTFPRIVFMLGFLIFVFFLLAGYAMFHLFLALGNHTSNEWYKARGRGCQHCHPHAGNRCHTPFNPLRGFYSRGVLKNLREIFVPLKPLKKRKHK; encoded by the exons ATGGACTTCCTTACTCTATTTGCTGTATATGTTGTGGTCGTGGTGACTTGCATTGTTCTTGTTTGCAAATATGCTGGTCAGGAGCAGACTACCTTGGGGCGCCAGTATGGCAGCCTGACAAAT GCAGTCTCTCCATATGTTCCACTATGGCTGAAAAGATTATGCAGTAGAGCCGTCCACAGGCTTTTTCATGAAAG GAACAACCTATTTATTTACATGCATCTCCTGCTGGAAGGTGCAGTGTACACAGAATACTCCTACGAAGTGTTTGGATACTGTAAGGAGATGGACACTACTCTGACAAACCTATGCGTTCCTTATGTGCTGTTGGTTTTGCATCTCATCCTTTTCTACCTCTGCTGTAGCCGCGACCCTG GCACGGTGACAAAAGCTAAGCATGCCACCCAGGTGAAAGTATATCCATATGATGGGGAACTCTTTTATCCGGGAGAGACATGTCCAACATGTAACCTGGTCAAACCAGCCAGGTCGAAACACTGCA GGGTGTGCAACAGATGTGTGCAGCGGTTCGATCATCACTGCGTTTGGGTGAACAACTGCATCGGAGCTCAGAACACCCGCTACTTCCTGCTGTacatgctgagtgtgtgtgtcatggcagGGGACATTGCCATACTGACTGTGGACCTGCTGCTGAACGTGGTGTTCAGGACGGgcctcatgcatgcacactacGTTGACGCCCAAGGCCAGCAGCAGCCCACAGGCATCgtctttattgtccag CATCTTTTCCTGACCTTCCCCAGGATTGTGTTCATGCTGGGCTTCCTCATCTTTGTCTTCTTCCTGCTGGCGGGTTACGCCATGTTCCACCTGTTCCTGGCGCTGGGGAACCACACCTCTAACGAGTGGTACAAGGCGCGGGGCCGGGGCTGTCAGCACTGCCACCCGCACGCAGGGAACCGCTGCCACACACCCTTCAACCCACTCAGGGGGTTTTACAGCAGGGGAGTCCTGAAGAACCTGAGGGAAATCTTTGTTCCTTTGAAACCTCTGAAGAAAAGGAAACACAAATGA